The Anas platyrhynchos isolate ZD024472 breed Pekin duck chromosome 34, IASCAAS_PekinDuck_T2T, whole genome shotgun sequence genome contains a region encoding:
- the ATP5MC2 gene encoding ATP synthase F(0) complex subunit C2, mitochondrial: MLCTKVVAAPALVRRVPRVLCQPLSVPLSTPEQVRPGACRAVATSAARRDIDTAAKFIGAGAATVGVAGSGAGIGTVFGSLIIGYARNPSLKQQLFSYAILGFALSEAMGLFCLMVAFLILFAM; this comes from the exons ATGCTCTGCACCAAGGTGGTCGCTGCGCCCGCGCTG GTGAGGAGGGTCCCGCGggtgctgtgccagcccctctccgtccccctgagcacccccgaGCAG gtgcggCCGGGTGCTTGTAGGGCCGTCGCCACCAGCGCCGCCCGTCGCGACATCGACACCGCCGCCAAATTCATCGGGGCCGGCGCCGCCACCGTGGGGGTGGCCGGCTCCGGGGCCGGCATCGGCACCGTCTTCGGCAGCCTCATCATCGGCTACGCCAG GAACCCGTCgctgaagcagcagctcttctcctACGCCATCCTGGGCTTCGCCCTCTCCGAGGCCATGGGGCTCTTCTGCCTCATGGTGgccttcctcatcctcttcGCCATGTGA